From one Haloplasma contractile SSD-17B genomic stretch:
- a CDS encoding L-lactate dehydrogenase — protein MIHDDIRRVVLIGTGFVGMSYAYSMLNQGISDELVLIDIDHDKAEGEAMDLNHGMAFAPKNIKIWAGTYDDCESADIIVITAGANQKEGETRLDLVHKNKKIMKGIIGEIDKSGFNGILLIASNPVDVMTYVAYKESGLDKSKIIGSGTTLDSARLRYELSDYLNINSKNIHAYIIGEHGDSEFPIWSNASIGVKPLLDVINEHDEYKYEDLDQIYKDVRDAAYEIIKRKKATYYGIGMSLAQVTKAILNDSNSIYTISSLVDDYYGVTDLYIGIPCIINRSGVREIIKLNLTKSDQERFKKSANILKDMIKEIGY, from the coding sequence ATGATACATGATGATATAAGACGTGTTGTATTGATTGGAACAGGATTTGTAGGAATGAGTTATGCGTATTCAATGCTTAATCAAGGAATATCAGATGAACTTGTATTAATTGATATAGATCATGATAAAGCAGAAGGGGAAGCTATGGATTTAAATCATGGAATGGCTTTTGCACCTAAGAATATTAAAATATGGGCAGGAACATATGATGACTGTGAGAGTGCTGACATTATTGTAATAACTGCTGGTGCGAATCAAAAAGAAGGGGAAACAAGATTAGATTTGGTTCATAAAAACAAGAAAATCATGAAAGGGATTATAGGAGAAATTGATAAATCAGGTTTTAATGGTATTTTATTAATCGCATCAAACCCTGTTGATGTAATGACCTATGTCGCCTATAAAGAATCAGGGTTAGATAAGAGCAAAATAATTGGTTCAGGAACGACTTTAGATTCTGCCAGATTACGTTATGAGTTATCAGATTACTTAAATATTAACAGTAAAAATATTCATGCCTATATTATTGGAGAACATGGCGATAGTGAATTTCCTATATGGAGCAATGCTTCAATTGGTGTAAAACCTTTACTCGATGTGATCAATGAGCATGATGAGTATAAATATGAGGACTTGGATCAGATATATAAAGATGTTAGAGATGCGGCATATGAAATTATAAAGCGTAAAAAAGCAACGTATTATGGTATAGGAATGTCTTTAGCACAGGTTACAAAAGCGATATTAAATGACTCGAATAGCATTTATACGATTTCAAGCCTTGTCGATGACTACTACGGTGTAACCGATCTTTACATTGGAATTCCATGTATTATCAACAGAAGTGGTGTTAGAGAGATTATTAAATTAAACTTAACAAAGTCAGATCAAGAACGATTTAAAAAGAGTGCGAATATCCTAAAAGATATGATCAAGGAGATTGGTTATTAA
- a CDS encoding YolD-like family protein: MAHRKMVKWQPFAALTEQSQYIGDLMNEINKKPRPILSEEQIEEINEKIIDAYNSQEEIIINYFHKGYFYDVTCTINKIDRMNHLLIVNYKGKEKRLIFKNIIDLKIK; encoded by the coding sequence ATGGCTCATCGTAAAATGGTCAAGTGGCAACCCTTTGCTGCATTAACGGAACAGTCTCAGTATATAGGTGATCTTATGAATGAAATAAACAAGAAGCCAAGACCAATTCTTAGTGAGGAACAAATTGAAGAAATAAATGAAAAAATAATTGATGCCTATAATAGTCAGGAAGAAATTATAATTAACTATTTTCATAAAGGTTACTTTTATGATGTGACTTGTACAATTAATAAAATTGATCGTATGAATCATTTATTAATTGTTAATTATAAGGGAAAAGAAAAACGATTAATTTTTAAAAATATAATTGACCTTAAAATAAAATAA
- a CDS encoding Y-family DNA polymerase: MVQYPKKRNILCIDLRSFYASCECVLRGLDPMNVKLAVIGNLKRPGSICLAQTPPLKKVTGTSRCRLFEIPKLDDLLLVPARMKKYLEISQSIVRVILKYVPNEDLHIYSIDESFLDVTETMHLFAESEEELATIIMDDILSETGIPSACGIGPNMLLAKLALDNEAKKNKNGIAHFTYENVKEKLWPIAPLSKMWGIGKRLEQTLNNMGIYKVGDIAKYDINKLSKKLGIIGEELYHHSHGIDFSIISEPHKCKEKNYGIGQTLFKDYFYNVKVVMLEQLEELGMRIRMKQKVGRTLHLSIGYSKETGGGFSRQITLNEPTNLTDEMYTACEKIFDKYYDGRPIRRISVSIGNLSDDSHTQLDLFKNRLKDKRLAYAMDEIRHKFGKNALLRATSYQKEGTARVRNKLIGGHYKDIEDHPDYRAT; the protein is encoded by the coding sequence ATGGTACAGTACCCAAAGAAACGAAATATTCTATGTATCGACTTAAGGAGTTTTTATGCGAGCTGTGAATGTGTATTGCGCGGTTTAGATCCTATGAATGTGAAGTTGGCTGTTATTGGTAATTTGAAAAGACCAGGAAGCATATGTTTGGCTCAGACACCACCATTAAAAAAAGTAACGGGAACGTCAAGGTGTAGACTTTTTGAAATACCTAAACTAGATGATTTATTGTTAGTTCCTGCTAGAATGAAGAAGTATTTAGAAATCTCGCAAAGTATAGTACGGGTTATTTTAAAATATGTTCCTAATGAGGATTTGCATATATATTCGATTGATGAAAGTTTTTTAGACGTGACGGAGACCATGCACCTCTTTGCTGAAAGTGAGGAAGAGCTCGCTACTATTATCATGGATGACATTTTGAGCGAGACGGGGATTCCATCTGCATGCGGGATTGGACCAAATATGTTGCTAGCCAAGTTAGCACTAGATAATGAGGCCAAAAAAAATAAAAATGGAATCGCACACTTTACGTATGAAAATGTGAAAGAAAAGCTTTGGCCAATCGCTCCATTAAGTAAAATGTGGGGAATCGGTAAAAGGTTAGAACAAACATTAAATAACATGGGAATTTATAAGGTAGGAGATATTGCAAAATACGATATTAATAAGTTAAGTAAGAAACTTGGGATTATCGGTGAGGAACTGTATCACCATAGTCATGGAATTGATTTTAGTATAATTAGTGAACCTCACAAATGTAAAGAAAAGAATTATGGGATTGGTCAAACGTTATTTAAAGACTATTTTTATAATGTTAAAGTTGTCATGTTAGAACAACTCGAAGAATTAGGAATGCGAATCAGAATGAAACAAAAAGTAGGAAGAACGCTTCATTTATCGATTGGTTATTCTAAGGAAACTGGTGGAGGGTTTTCAAGACAAATTACGTTAAATGAACCGACAAATTTAACAGATGAAATGTATACAGCATGCGAAAAAATATTCGATAAGTATTATGATGGACGCCCTATAAGACGTATTTCAGTTAGTATAGGGAATTTATCGGATGATTCGCATACACAACTCGATTTATTTAAAAATCGATTAAAGGATAAGCGATTAGCCTATGCAATGGATGAAATCAGGCATAAGTTTGGAAAAAATGCATTATTACGTGCGACTTCATATCAAAAGGAAGGAACGGCACGCGTGCGTAACAAGTTAATAGGTGGGCACTATAAAGATATAGAGGATCATCCTGATTATAGGGCTACGTAG
- the truA gene encoding tRNA pseudouridine(38-40) synthase TruA — protein sequence MIRRIKCIVEYDGSSFNGYQRQAQTHVRTVQYEIERLFQKLHQKDITIHSSGRTDTGVHALGQVFHFDTDLPIPLERWKDILNRKLPFDIYIRQMEEVSKDFHSRFHAVCKEYHYHISLNEYDPFKARYCNFINQPLDVNKMKHAIQYFIGTHDFTGFSSDQHPLKDKERTIHDAKIVEDNGNVTIIFRGTGFLRYQVRIMVGTLIEIGMNKRDDTTIETIFDTKNRSNAGYTAEPQGLYLMNVEYN from the coding sequence ATGATCAGGCGTATTAAATGTATCGTAGAGTATGATGGTTCCTCATTTAATGGCTACCAAAGACAAGCCCAGACACATGTTCGCACTGTACAATATGAAATAGAACGCTTATTTCAAAAACTACATCAAAAGGATATTACCATACATTCTTCTGGGAGAACGGATACAGGTGTACATGCTCTAGGTCAAGTATTTCATTTTGATACAGATTTACCAATTCCTCTAGAGCGTTGGAAAGATATATTAAATAGGAAGTTGCCGTTTGATATTTATATCAGACAGATGGAGGAAGTATCTAAAGATTTTCATTCTCGCTTTCATGCGGTTTGCAAAGAATACCACTACCATATCTCATTAAATGAGTATGATCCCTTTAAAGCACGGTATTGTAATTTTATTAATCAACCATTAGATGTGAATAAGATGAAACATGCAATTCAATACTTTATAGGTACTCATGATTTTACAGGCTTTTCATCTGATCAACATCCACTAAAGGATAAAGAACGCACCATTCATGATGCTAAAATAGTTGAAGATAACGGTAATGTAACAATCATTTTTCGTGGAACAGGATTCTTAAGATATCAGGTCAGAATTATGGTAGGAACATTAATTGAGATTGGAATGAATAAGCGCGATGACACTACGATTGAAACTATATTTGATACTAAAAACCGTAGTAACGCTGGTTATACCGCTGAACCGCAGGGCTTATACCTTATGAATGTAGAATATAATTAA
- a CDS encoding energy-coupling factor transporter transmembrane component T family protein — MLDNIKLGQYLQGDSWFYRLDPRIKIIGTFTFIVIIFLAKDWTYGIITLFSLIVILTSGISLKFFYRSIRPIFFLMLFTFVLNLFFIKEGDVLVTIFDVVKIHEGALTRGAQIILRLILIVSFTSLLTFTTKPTDLTVGLESVFSPLKIIKFPAAELALMISISLRFIPTLLEETQKIMKAQTSRGADFTDGKLKEKVLQIVSLLVPMFIISFKRAEDLANAMEARGYIPGKERTRLNQLKLKLRDYLYLTSFLVVTALLVLYRLEFGW; from the coding sequence ATGTTAGATAATATTAAATTAGGACAGTATTTACAAGGAGACTCATGGTTCTATCGGTTAGATCCAAGAATTAAAATAATCGGAACATTTACTTTTATTGTGATCATATTTTTAGCAAAAGACTGGACATACGGGATTATTACCCTATTTTCATTAATCGTTATTTTAACAAGTGGAATTTCACTAAAGTTTTTCTATAGAAGTATAAGACCAATTTTTTTCTTAATGCTCTTTACATTTGTTCTGAATCTCTTTTTTATAAAAGAAGGTGATGTGCTTGTAACTATATTTGATGTCGTTAAGATACACGAAGGTGCACTTACTCGAGGAGCTCAAATCATATTACGGTTAATCTTAATTGTAAGTTTCACGTCGTTATTAACCTTTACCACAAAACCAACGGATTTAACGGTTGGATTAGAGTCGGTGTTTAGTCCGTTAAAAATCATTAAGTTTCCTGCTGCAGAACTAGCACTAATGATCTCGATTTCATTGCGTTTTATTCCGACTTTATTAGAAGAGACACAAAAAATTATGAAGGCACAAACGTCTAGGGGTGCTGATTTCACAGATGGGAAACTGAAGGAAAAGGTACTTCAAATCGTATCATTACTCGTGCCGATGTTTATAATCTCCTTTAAGCGTGCTGAAGACTTAGCTAATGCTATGGAGGCACGTGGATATATACCAGGAAAAGAACGTACTCGATTAAACCAATTAAAACTAAAATTACGTGATTACTTATATTTAACAAGTTTTCTAGTAGTCACTGCATTACTTGTTCTATATAGACTAGAGTTTGGATGGTGA
- a CDS encoding energy-coupling factor transporter ATPase — translation MEKTKLDQKKNNETYLERNGIVFNHVYFKYAEDSSRELLALDDVNLTINLGDYTAVVGHTGSGKSTLIQHMNALLKPTNGHMNILGTEVFSTKNKKQEKNKRKKQKRKDKKKKSLNHIRQKVGLVFQFPEYQLFEETIEKDIMFGPMNFGVSKEEAKKIASHVIEVVGLSKELLQKSPLNLSGGQMRRVAIAGILAMDPDILILDEPTAGLDPNGQNEMMKMFYNLYKEHNKTIILITHDMNQVHKYANRVIVMSEGKIVNDDAPANLFKDPKMLKQYELGLPDIVKIRDYIEQTTGTKLDPYAQDSQSLATDLINKFKK, via the coding sequence ATGGAAAAAACAAAACTAGATCAAAAAAAGAATAATGAAACGTATTTAGAACGTAATGGAATTGTATTTAATCATGTATACTTTAAATATGCTGAAGATTCATCAAGGGAGCTCTTAGCGCTAGATGATGTGAATTTAACAATAAATTTAGGTGACTATACAGCAGTAGTAGGTCATACAGGATCTGGAAAATCAACGTTAATCCAACACATGAATGCCTTATTAAAACCTACAAATGGGCATATGAATATACTAGGTACAGAAGTATTTAGTACTAAAAACAAGAAACAAGAAAAGAATAAAAGGAAAAAACAAAAACGTAAAGATAAAAAAAAGAAATCGTTAAATCATATTAGACAAAAGGTAGGACTGGTGTTTCAATTTCCTGAATATCAGTTATTTGAAGAAACAATTGAAAAGGATATCATGTTTGGACCAATGAACTTTGGTGTTTCTAAGGAAGAAGCAAAAAAAATCGCTAGTCATGTCATTGAAGTTGTCGGACTTAGCAAAGAGTTATTACAAAAATCTCCCCTTAATCTAAGTGGAGGACAGATGAGGCGCGTTGCAATTGCAGGGATTCTTGCAATGGATCCTGACATTTTAATTTTAGATGAACCAACTGCAGGTTTAGATCCAAATGGTCAAAATGAAATGATGAAAATGTTCTACAACTTATATAAGGAACATAATAAAACGATTATACTAATTACTCATGATATGAATCAGGTTCATAAATATGCAAATCGTGTAATTGTTATGAGCGAAGGAAAGATTGTAAATGATGATGCACCTGCTAATTTATTTAAAGATCCTAAGATGTTAAAACAGTATGAACTTGGATTACCGGATATTGTTAAGATTAGAGATTATATAGAACAGACAACCGGAACAAAACTTGATCCATATGCACAAGATTCTCAATCGTTAGCAACTGACTTAATAAATAAATTCAAGAAGTAA
- a CDS encoding energy-coupling factor transporter ATPase, giving the protein MDSSNIIEINDLVFSYEKNKKVINNLSLSIKRNKWTCILGHNGSGKSTLSKLIIGLLAPRTGEIVVDGTKLSEETVYDIRAKVGLVFQNPDNQFVGSTVRDDIAFGMENQQIPRDEMIRRIDTYISKVNMNDYLNQEPHLLSGGQKQRVAIAGALALDSKVLIFDESTSMLDPQGRDDIVGLINHLKDDGDKTIISITHDLHEACLADQLVIMKEGKVIATGNPQDILIDKELMLSAGLDVPLPVKLSERLMEEQIIDELYINTEDLVRALWKKQN; this is encoded by the coding sequence ATGGATAGTAGTAATATCATTGAAATAAACGATTTAGTCTTTTCATATGAAAAAAATAAAAAAGTAATTAATAACCTATCTTTATCAATTAAGCGAAATAAATGGACGTGTATACTTGGACATAATGGTTCAGGAAAATCAACTTTATCAAAACTAATTATTGGTCTTTTAGCACCTAGGACTGGGGAAATTGTCGTTGATGGAACGAAACTTTCAGAGGAAACTGTTTATGATATCCGCGCTAAAGTTGGATTAGTTTTCCAAAATCCTGACAATCAATTTGTTGGTTCAACAGTACGCGATGATATTGCATTTGGGATGGAAAATCAACAAATTCCAAGGGATGAAATGATAAGACGAATTGATACGTATATATCTAAGGTAAACATGAATGACTATTTAAATCAGGAACCTCACTTATTAAGTGGAGGCCAGAAGCAACGTGTAGCAATTGCTGGTGCACTAGCTCTTGATTCAAAAGTTTTAATCTTTGATGAATCAACTTCGATGTTAGATCCACAAGGTAGAGATGATATAGTAGGGTTAATCAACCACTTAAAAGATGACGGAGATAAAACCATTATTTCGATTACACATGATCTACATGAAGCTTGCTTAGCAGATCAATTAGTCATTATGAAAGAAGGAAAAGTCATAGCTACAGGTAACCCACAAGATATCTTAATTGATAAAGAATTGATGCTATCAGCAGGATTAGATGTTCCATTACCAGTAAAACTATCAGAACGTTTAATGGAAGAACAAATAATTGACGAGTTATATATCAATACGGAAGATTTGGTGAGAGCATTATGGAAAAAACAAAACTAG
- a CDS encoding NusG domain II-containing protein, translated as MKKGDLIIIVIALVSAGLLYLGYHFFSDESASRVVLIKVDQDVVMEVKLNENTNVKYLVKTKDGEFIDIQETDKMDLPEDDYDYNLVYIHDNGVEVIDADCPAKVDVHQGFVNVSNLPIVCIPHKLSVVIEPSEEAPDDDQNDDRDAVV; from the coding sequence ATGAAAAAAGGTGATTTAATAATCATAGTCATTGCATTAGTGTCAGCAGGACTTCTTTATTTGGGATATCATTTTTTCAGCGATGAAAGTGCAAGCAGAGTCGTATTAATCAAGGTCGATCAAGATGTCGTAATGGAAGTAAAACTAAATGAAAATACAAATGTAAAATATCTCGTAAAAACAAAAGATGGAGAATTTATAGATATACAGGAAACAGATAAAATGGATCTTCCTGAGGATGATTATGATTATAACCTTGTCTATATTCATGATAATGGTGTAGAAGTTATTGATGCTGATTGCCCAGCTAAAGTAGATGTACATCAAGGTTTTGTTAATGTGTCAAATCTTCCGATTGTATGTATTCCACATAAATTAAGTGTCGTAATTGAGCCTTCCGAAGAAGCTCCAGATGATGATCAAAACGATGACCGAGATGCAGTAGTGTAA
- the rplQ gene encoding 50S ribosomal protein L17 has translation MARGYRKLGRTSSQRKALLRDLATDLIINERIQTTETRAKELRRVVDKLITLGKRGDIHARRQAASFVRKEVANVETNQDAVQKLFADIAPRYTERNGGYTRIIKIGPRQGDASPMVFIELV, from the coding sequence ATGGCTAGAGGATATCGTAAATTAGGTCGTACAAGTTCACAACGTAAAGCATTGTTAAGAGACCTTGCAACTGATTTAATTATAAATGAACGTATTCAGACTACTGAAACACGTGCAAAAGAACTACGTAGAGTAGTGGACAAATTAATTACTCTAGGTAAACGTGGTGACATTCATGCTCGTCGCCAAGCAGCTTCTTTCGTACGTAAAGAGGTAGCGAATGTAGAAACAAATCAAGATGCAGTACAGAAATTATTCGCAGATATTGCGCCTCGTTATACTGAGCGTAATGGAGGATATACTAGAATAATTAAAATAGGACCTCGTCAAGGTGACGCATCTCCTATGGTATTTATTGAGTTAGTATAA
- a CDS encoding DNA-directed RNA polymerase subunit alpha, whose amino-acid sequence MLKFEKPNIKIEEYSRDEYYGKFVIEPLERGYGVTLGNSLRRILLSSLPGAAVTNIKIEGVQHEFSAIEGVLEDVTTIILNLKNLILDIDADEEELDEEEKEPVVKELRIFKEGEGPVTAADIEHDNEVMVINQDLHIATLSKGGSLDMTLYARRGSGYVGAEDNKRYNEEIGMIAIDSIYTPIERVQYDVEKTRVGQDADYDKLIIEIFTNGSIEPQQAIALSSKILIEHLNVIVELNDKAKMAEFMVESEEDSKNKILEMSIDDLDLSVRSYNCLKRAGINTVHELSNTSEEDMMKVRNLGKKSLKEVKDKLNELGLSFRRN is encoded by the coding sequence ATGTTAAAATTTGAAAAACCTAACATTAAAATAGAAGAATATTCACGTGATGAATATTATGGTAAATTTGTTATTGAGCCATTAGAGCGAGGATATGGTGTTACTTTAGGAAACTCATTAAGAAGAATCCTACTATCATCTCTTCCTGGGGCAGCTGTAACGAACATTAAGATTGAAGGGGTACAACATGAATTTTCAGCAATCGAAGGTGTTTTAGAAGATGTCACAACAATCATCTTAAATCTTAAGAATCTTATCTTAGATATAGACGCTGACGAAGAAGAACTAGATGAAGAAGAAAAGGAACCTGTTGTAAAGGAACTTCGAATTTTTAAAGAAGGAGAAGGACCTGTAACAGCAGCTGATATCGAGCATGATAATGAGGTCATGGTTATTAATCAAGACTTACATATTGCAACACTTTCTAAAGGCGGTTCACTCGATATGACCCTTTATGCACGACGCGGAAGTGGATACGTAGGAGCAGAGGATAATAAACGATATAACGAGGAAATTGGTATGATTGCGATTGACTCAATTTATACTCCAATCGAACGTGTTCAATATGATGTTGAAAAAACTCGTGTCGGACAAGATGCAGATTATGATAAACTAATTATTGAAATTTTTACTAACGGAAGTATCGAACCTCAGCAAGCAATTGCCTTATCATCTAAAATATTGATTGAGCATTTAAACGTGATCGTTGAATTAAATGATAAAGCTAAAATGGCTGAATTCATGGTAGAAAGCGAAGAAGATAGCAAGAATAAGATATTAGAGATGAGCATTGATGACTTAGATTTATCAGTGCGTTCATATAATTGTTTGAAACGAGCTGGAATCAATACAGTTCATGAATTATCAAATACATCGGAAGAGGACATGATGAAAGTCCGAAACTTAGGTAAAAAGTCATTAAAAGAAGTAAAAGATAAATTAAATGAATTAGGACTAAGTTTCCGTCGTAATTAA
- the rpsK gene encoding 30S ribosomal protein S11 produces MARKQVRNRKRRVKRNIPSGMAHVHSTYNNTIVTITDEHGNAIAWSSAGALGFKGSRKSTPFAAQMTAEAAGKAAMESGMLKVEVSVKGPGPGREAAIRSLQAAGLDITAIKDVTPVPHNGCRPPKRPRG; encoded by the coding sequence ATGGCTCGTAAACAAGTTCGTAATCGTAAGCGTCGTGTGAAGCGTAATATTCCTTCAGGAATGGCACACGTTCATTCGACTTATAATAATACAATTGTTACTATAACTGATGAGCATGGAAATGCTATTGCATGGTCTAGTGCAGGTGCCTTAGGATTTAAAGGTTCTCGTAAGTCAACTCCATTCGCTGCTCAGATGACTGCTGAAGCTGCAGGAAAAGCTGCTATGGAGTCAGGAATGCTTAAAGTTGAAGTATCAGTAAAAGGACCTGGTCCTGGGCGTGAAGCTGCAATCAGATCGCTACAAGCTGCTGGATTAGATATTACAGCAATCAAGGACGTTACACCTGTTCCTCATAACGGATGTCGTCCTCCGAAACGTCCTCGTGGATAA
- the rpsM gene encoding 30S ribosomal protein S13, which yields MARIAGVDIPRNKRVVISLTYVFGIGKGTAEEILKAANVSEETRVRDLTEDELTRIREQVSKVKVEGDLRRETSLNIKRLMEIGSYRGIRHRRGLPVRGQKTKNNSRTRKGPRRTVANKKK from the coding sequence ATGGCACGTATCGCAGGTGTAGATATACCACGTAATAAACGTGTTGTCATTTCATTAACATATGTTTTTGGAATCGGAAAAGGTACAGCTGAAGAAATTTTAAAAGCTGCTAACGTTTCCGAAGAAACACGTGTTCGTGATTTAACAGAAGATGAGTTAACACGAATTCGTGAACAAGTAAGCAAAGTTAAAGTTGAAGGTGACTTAAGAAGAGAAACGTCACTGAATATAAAACGATTAATGGAAATCGGTAGTTACCGAGGAATCCGTCACCGTAGAGGTTTACCAGTACGTGGACAAAAAACGAAGAATAATTCTCGTACAAGAAAAGGTCCAAGACGTACTGTAGCTAACAAGAAAAAATAA
- the rpmJ gene encoding 50S ribosomal protein L36, giving the protein MKVRPSVKPICDKCKVIKRKGKVMVICENPKHKQKQG; this is encoded by the coding sequence ATGAAGGTTAGACCATCTGTTAAACCAATATGTGATAAATGTAAAGTAATTAAACGTAAAGGTAAAGTAATGGTAATTTGTGAAAATCCAAAACACAAACAAAAACAAGGATAA
- the infA gene encoding translation initiation factor IF-1: MAKQDVIEVQAVVVDTLPNAMFKVELENGHQILAHVSGKIRMNYIRILPGDKVTVEMSPYDLTRGRITYRHK; this comes from the coding sequence ATGGCTAAACAGGATGTAATTGAGGTTCAAGCTGTTGTAGTAGATACACTACCTAATGCAATGTTTAAAGTTGAACTAGAAAATGGTCATCAAATTTTGGCGCACGTTTCTGGTAAAATCCGTATGAACTACATACGCATTTTACCAGGTGATAAAGTGACTGTAGAGATGTCACCATACGACTTAACACGTGGCCGTATTACTTACAGACATAAATAG
- the map gene encoding type I methionyl aminopeptidase: MIICKTQREIDIMREAGRIVAIAHNELKKHIKPGITTLELDQIVEDLITSHNATPSFKGYNGFPGSICVSINEELVHGIPSKRKLKDGDIISIDIGAYYKGYHGDSAWTYPVGTISQESQRLLDVTEQSLFKGLAEAKPGNRLQDISHAIQKYAEDNGYTIVREFVGHGVGQELHEDPAIPNFGKPGKGPRLKKGMTLAIEPMVNQGERYVKMLPDNWTVITADKKLCAHFEHTIVILDDGYEILTQL; encoded by the coding sequence ATGATTATTTGTAAAACACAACGCGAAATAGATATTATGCGAGAAGCAGGTCGTATTGTTGCTATAGCTCATAATGAGCTTAAAAAACATATTAAGCCAGGAATCACAACCTTAGAACTTGATCAGATTGTAGAAGATCTTATTACAAGTCATAATGCAACTCCAAGTTTTAAAGGGTATAATGGTTTTCCTGGTAGTATCTGCGTTTCAATTAATGAGGAATTAGTTCACGGTATTCCTTCAAAAAGAAAACTAAAAGATGGAGATATTATCTCTATTGACATCGGTGCCTATTACAAAGGGTACCACGGTGATTCAGCATGGACATATCCTGTAGGAACTATATCTCAAGAATCACAGCGTCTACTTGACGTCACAGAACAATCTCTATTCAAAGGACTCGCTGAAGCGAAGCCTGGCAATAGATTACAAGATATCTCTCATGCTATACAAAAGTATGCAGAGGATAATGGATATACAATCGTAAGAGAATTTGTAGGGCATGGTGTAGGACAGGAACTTCATGAAGATCCAGCTATACCAAACTTTGGGAAACCAGGTAAAGGTCCTAGACTTAAAAAAGGTATGACACTAGCAATTGAGCCAATGGTTAACCAGGGTGAACGCTATGTGAAAATGTTACCTGATAATTGGACAGTCATAACGGCTGACAAGAAATTATGTGCTCATTTCGAGCATACTATTGTTATTTTAGATGATGGATACGAAATTTTAACACAATTATAA
- a CDS encoding adenylate kinase, with amino-acid sequence MNLLIMGPPGAGKGTQAANIVKEYNIPHISTGDMFRAAIKSGTELGKEAKRYMDQGDLVPDSVTCGIVKERLSKDDCKQGFLLDGFPRTVAQAESLEQILEDLDMNINTVINIKVDNNLLINRLVKRRICKDCGATYHLDFNPPKEEGICDVCGGDLYQRKDDNPETVENRLDVYAKQTKPLLDFYREKDLIQNINGEQDIDKVFSDIKSILKGIN; translated from the coding sequence ATGAATTTATTAATTATGGGGCCTCCAGGTGCAGGAAAAGGCACTCAAGCGGCTAATATTGTTAAAGAATACAATATTCCCCACATATCTACCGGCGATATGTTTCGTGCAGCTATTAAAAGTGGTACAGAACTTGGCAAGGAAGCAAAACGTTACATGGATCAAGGTGATTTAGTACCAGATTCAGTAACGTGTGGAATTGTTAAGGAACGATTATCTAAAGATGATTGTAAACAAGGATTTTTATTAGATGGATTTCCTAGAACTGTAGCTCAAGCCGAATCACTCGAACAAATTTTAGAAGACTTAGATATGAATATTAATACCGTGATTAATATCAAAGTTGATAACAATTTATTAATTAATCGTCTTGTCAAAAGACGAATCTGTAAGGATTGCGGCGCTACTTATCACTTAGACTTTAATCCCCCTAAGGAAGAAGGTATTTGTGATGTGTGTGGTGGCGACTTATATCAGCGAAAAGATGATAATCCTGAAACTGTTGAAAATCGTCTAGATGTTTATGCTAAACAAACCAAACCTCTACTCGACTTTTATAGGGAAAAGGACTTGATTCAAAACATTAATGGTGAACAAGACATCGATAAAGTGTTTTCTGATATAAAGTCGATTCTAAAAGGCATTAATTAA